The Candidatus Krumholzibacteriota bacterium sequence CTTGCCGGCGGGCGCGCCGGTCGCCGACGCCGCGGCGGCGGGCGTCGAGATCGCCCCGCCCGGCGACCCCGATCCGGACGTCGCGGGGGACGAGGCGTGTCTCTACGCGTCCCGGGGGATCCCCGTGGTCATCGATCCCGACCGGTCGCGCGGCGTCAGCGCGGCAACGTCCCTCTTCGATCCGACACACGTCATCCTCGACGACGCCTTCCAGCACCGCGCCGTCTGGCGGGACCTCGATATCCTGCTTCTCGATCACGAGCGCCCCTTCGGGAACGGGCAGCTCATGCCGCTGGGCACGCTCAGGGAGCCGGCGGGCGCGGCGGCGCGCGCCGACGCGATCGTCTTCACGCGGGCGGCGGGACGAACAATCCCCGGCGAGGCCGAACGGTGGACGCGGGGAAAGCCGGTGCTCTTCTCCAGGCACGTCCCGACGCGCCTCCTTGCGCCGGGCGGCCGGATCCTGCCGCTCGACGCCCTCGCAAACAGGCGCGTCCTCCTCTTCTCGGGGATCGCGCGTCCCGCCTCGTTCGAATCGCTCGCCGCGCCCCTCTGCGGCGAGGCGGTCGCGAGCGTCCGTTTCGAGGATCATCACCGGTACACTGACGCGGACATCCGGCTGCTCGTCGAGACGGCCGGCGGGGAAACGGCGCTCGTCACGACCGAGAAGGACTGGGCGAAGGTGGCGGGGCTCGTTCCGCGGGGACGGGACCTGTTCGCGATCGAGATAGAGACCGGGACGGAGGGGATCGAACGGTTGCCGGTCTGGGTTTCGCCGGAGAGGTGACCGGCGAGCCGGTGGCGACCCGCGGCTCGCGGAGGCAGACGGAAACGGCCCGCCTCGGAAGGCGGGCCGTCGTCGTGTCGATCCGATGAGGGGTCGTGCGATCAGTCGTCGTCGGGCCGGTCCTCGTTGAGGACGTCGGCGAAGCCCACCACGATGCTTGCGCTGAAATCGATGTCCCGCTCGGTCTGCACCTCGTGGCCGTGGAAGGTGATGTACGCGTTGGCCAGGATCTCGCTGTTCGAGTAATGGATGTCGAAGAGGGGCGTCACGAGCTTCGCCGCGAAGGGCACCAGCAGGATGTAGGCCTCGACGTAGGCATCGGCCGGCACGAGCGTGCTCATCGTCCCCGAGAAGTTCTGCACCGGCACCGCGGCGCCGCCCATCGGGATGAAGCTCACATCGTAGCCCGTGAGGAGAAAATCGCCCAGCGCGCCCGAGGCGGGATCGATGATCCCGTTGTAGGGCTTGTTGTGGAACTCGACCTTGAGCCAGTCCTCCTCGACGTAGTCGTCGGAGATCTTGTACGTGACCTCGTCGTCGTAGTAGAGGGAATCGCCCTGGTTGAGGACATCGCTCAGGAACGGCTTGCCCTCGTTGAAATTGGAGACGTAGAGAACGGTTCGCTGATCGTAATTGCTGTCTTCGTCGCAACCGATGATCGCGGCCCCCGCCACGAGGGTCAGCATCAGCGCGATGAACGTGAACTTTCTGCCTGACATCGGGTGACCTCCTCATACGTGTCGGCTGTATACGCGTTCACGGGGGGATACGCAATGATTGTGCCAAGCGGGACGGAGTCGCGGTGTTTGCAACCGGCTATACTGCAAGAGTATACGGCTGGCCCCGGAACCGGAGGCGCCCGGATTGGACGCATATTGCACGATGCGCGACTTTCTGTTGCGGCGGGGAATCGTATTTTCCTATTATCCGGACGACGGGAGGAGACCCCATGGAGACCGTACGGACTGACATCCTCGTGATCGGCAGCGGCGCCGCCGGGCTTCTTTTCGCGCTCAAGGCGGCGGATTCGGCCGACGTCCTCGTCATCACCAAGAAGGAAGCGCCGCTCAGCAACACCAACTTCGCGCAGGGCGGAGTCGCCACCGTCATCGGCGAGGCCGATTCCTTCGAGCTGCACATCGGCGACACCATCGCCGCCGGCAGGGGGCTCTGCCACGAGGACGCGGTCGAGGTCATGGTCAGGGAAGGGCCGGCCCGGATACGGGAGTTGCTCGGGATCGGCGTCCGTTTCAACCGCGACGAGGCGAGCGGCGCGCTGCTGCTCGGGAGCGAGGGGGGGCATTCCGCCCCGCGCATCGTCCATTTCGACGACGTCACGGGGCGGGAGATCGAGGACAAGCTGGTCAGGTCCGTTCTCGAGCACGAGCGGATCGAGATCGTCGAGAACATCCTCGCCATCGATCTCGTTCTCGCCGACGGCGCCGTGCGGGGCGTCCGGGCGCTCGACCGGACGAGCGGGCGCATGAAGACCTTTCTCGCCCGGCATACCGTTCTCGCGACGGGCGGGGCGGGGAAGATCTACCTCTACACGTCGAATCCCGATATCGCCACCGGTGACGGGATCGCGATGGCCTACGAGGCGGGCGCATCGATCGCCAACCTCGAGTTCGTACAGTTCCACCCGACGTGCCTCTATCACCCCGATGCGAAGTCGCAGCTCATCTCCGAGGCGATGCGCGGCGAGGGAGCCGTCCTCAGGACGCAGGAGGGACGCGAGTTCATGCGTGACTACGATCCGCGCGCCGAGCTCGCGCCGCGCGACGTCGTCGCCAGGGCGATCGACCAGGAGATGAAGAGCAGCGGCGACAAGTTCGTCCTCCTCGACATCTCGCACCGGCCGTCCGAGTGGATCAAGCGGCGGTTTCCCTACATCTACGCGACCTGCCTGCAGTTCGGCATCGATATCGGCAGCGACCCGATCCCCGTCGTGCCTGCGGCGCACTACATGTGCGGCGGCGTTCGCGTGGACATAAACGGAAAAACCGATCTGCCCGGGCTGTCCGCGATCGGGGAGGTGGCGTGCTCGGGAGTCCACGGGGCGAACCGCCTCGCGAGCAATTCGATCCTCGAGGCGATCGTCATGGCGGCCCGATGCGCCGGGCGGATCGCCGGGGAGCCCGGTTTGCCGGCATGGACGGGCAGGATCCCCGACGGGCCGGCGAAGGGCGACCCCGAAACGCTCGACACGGTCATCGTCGATCACGACTGGGATCTGGCGAGACGCATCATGTGGGACTACGTGGGGATCGTCCGGTCCGACGAGCGGCTCGGCATGGCGGCGGCGCGTCTCGGTCTCGTCCAGGAGACGGTCAAGAGCCTCTTCGCGCGGCACGGCGCGATCTCCGATCTCGTCGAGCTCCGCAACATCGTGCTCGTGAGCGGACTGGTCGTCGAGTCGGCCCGGTCGCGGAAGGAGTCGCGCGGCCTGCACTACACCGTCGACTACCCGCGGAGCGATCCCGCCTTCCGCCGGGACACGGTGATACGGAAGGGTTGACGATGGACTGCGCGAAAGGCGATCAGGCGACGACGCGGCGGTACGATGCGGCGGCCTACGCATTCGTGATGGAGGCGGCCGAGCGCGCGATCGGCGAACGGCGGGGAACGGTGACCGGAAACGAGCTGCTCGACACGATACGGGACGTCGCCGTCGAACGGTTCGGACCGATGGCGAAGAGCGTCTTCGAGCACTGGGGGGTCACCGAAACGCGTGACTTCGGGCGGGTCGTCTACGATCTGATCGACGCCGGTCTCCTCGGCGAGAACGAGGGGGACAGCATCGAGGACTTCGGAGACGTCTACGAATTCGGGCAGGCCTTCGAAACGGACTATTTCGAGAGATGAGGGATCCGCGATCCCGACGTCGACACGGCAGATCCACACGGAGACCGTCGTCGTCCTCGGACTCGGGGCGACGATCGCGCAGGCGATCTTTCTCCGCGAGATGATGCCCCTCTTCACGGGCTCCGAACTCGTCGTCGCCTTCCTGCTCGCGGGCTGGCTCGCATGGACGGGCGCGGGCGGCATCCTCGGCGGGCGGATCCTCGCGCGGCGCGGCCTCATTCCGGACAGCGGCTTCGGTCTCCTCGCGCTCGCGGCGGGGCTGCTGATCCCGTCGACGGTGCTCGCGATCCGCCTGGCCCGCGCCGCGCTCGTCGAAACGCCGGGAGCGTTGCCGCCCTTCGGGTTGGCGATCGCCGCATGCCTGCTCCTGCCCGCCCCGTTCTGTCTTCTCTACGGTTCCTTCTACAACGCAGCGAGTCTCGTGCTCGCCGGCGGACGGCGCGTCGCCGGAGGGATATCGCGCGCATACGTGCTCGAGGCGCTCGGCGCGCTCGTCGGCGCGACGCTGTTCGCCTTCCTTGTCGTGCCGGTCCTGTCGCAGCTCGCGGGGGCCGTCGCCGCGGCCGTCCTCGTCATGGCGGCCGTCATCCCCTCCGCGGGGGGCGGGGGGCGCCGCCCCGCGGGCATCGTCGTCGCGTTCATCGCCGGCCTTCTCCTCGTCGCCTCGGCGCCGGGGCTCGACCGGGCGACCGCGGAACGCCTCTTCCGGGGCTACAGGGTCGAACGGTTCGGCTCCTCGCGCTACGGCGAGATCGCCGTCGTGTCACGGGGGGGGATGCGCACCTTCTTTTCCGGCGGCGGGCGGCTCTTCTCCGTTCCGGAACCGGAGCGGACGGCGGAGGCGGTCCACCTGCCGCTTTTGCTCCATCCGTCGCCGCGTCGGGTGCTGATCGTCGGCGGCGCGCTCGGCGGCGGCATCGAGGCCGCCGCGATGCATCCGTCGGTGCGGGAGATCGATTGCGTCGAGCTCGACGGAAAGCTCCTCGACGCGGCCCTCGAGGCGGGGGAGCCCGCGCCGGAGACGCGACCGGCGGTCCGGTTCGTCGTCGGCGATGCCA is a genomic window containing:
- the nadB gene encoding L-aspartate oxidase; this encodes METVRTDILVIGSGAAGLLFALKAADSADVLVITKKEAPLSNTNFAQGGVATVIGEADSFELHIGDTIAAGRGLCHEDAVEVMVREGPARIRELLGIGVRFNRDEASGALLLGSEGGHSAPRIVHFDDVTGREIEDKLVRSVLEHERIEIVENILAIDLVLADGAVRGVRALDRTSGRMKTFLARHTVLATGGAGKIYLYTSNPDIATGDGIAMAYEAGASIANLEFVQFHPTCLYHPDAKSQLISEAMRGEGAVLRTQEGREFMRDYDPRAELAPRDVVARAIDQEMKSSGDKFVLLDISHRPSEWIKRRFPYIYATCLQFGIDIGSDPIPVVPAAHYMCGGVRVDINGKTDLPGLSAIGEVACSGVHGANRLASNSILEAIVMAARCAGRIAGEPGLPAWTGRIPDGPAKGDPETLDTVIVDHDWDLARRIMWDYVGIVRSDERLGMAAARLGLVQETVKSLFARHGAISDLVELRNIVLVSGLVVESARSRKESRGLHYTVDYPRSDPAFRRDTVIRKG
- the lpxK gene encoding tetraacyldisaccharide 4'-kinase, which encodes LPAGAPVADAAAAGVEIAPPGDPDPDVAGDEACLYASRGIPVVIDPDRSRGVSAATSLFDPTHVILDDAFQHRAVWRDLDILLLDHERPFGNGQLMPLGTLREPAGAAARADAIVFTRAAGRTIPGEAERWTRGKPVLFSRHVPTRLLAPGGRILPLDALANRRVLLFSGIARPASFESLAAPLCGEAVASVRFEDHHRYTDADIRLLVETAGGETALVTTEKDWAKVAGLVPRGRDLFAIEIETGTEGIERLPVWVSPER